The Rhododendron vialii isolate Sample 1 chromosome 3a, ASM3025357v1 nucleotide sequence GAGACTAAAGAGGCATCCAGTGTCTTCGAAGAATGCTATCAAAACTAGGATGAGGAAGGGGTAAGTTAATAATTCAACCccatagaaaaagaagaatttaatTGAGCAGCAGAATTCcctttcaaaaattttgttcCAGAAACCCAAGTACTTTCAATTCTTTGGAGAAACTTCAATGCACCTTACAGCTCATTCTCAAGAGCTTAATTGACAATATTTGCAGTCAACAATGTCCTTTATAAGGAAATCAAACAAAGGAAACAATGATTGAAGCTCACTTTTCATTACAAAACAATAACAAATATCTCAGAGTGTCCAAAAATAGAGCAACGATGCCAAGGAAGTGTACATCGCAAACCACCTCCCATTTGGATCAAGCTCCTGCTTTTTTAGCAcgattttgtgttttttttttccaaaaatgcgAAAGCTTTATGAAAAAAGGCTCTCCCTGCCTATTGTACTGACAAATTAAAGcaaaatatatttggaaaaGGCTTGCATCTCCCCCCACCAACACACACAGAGGCTGAAGAGGACCGATGTCAAAATTGATACCATGAGCGGGCAATGGAACATCCGCAGGCGCCGGAAACACAATGCATTGGTGACAGATAGtacatacaaaaacaaaataccaaTGCATCAATTAAATCTCAGTTCACAGCCCAACATTTTATCAACATGCCATTTAGATTCCATTATAACGAAAGCTAGTATATTATGAAATTCCAGCAAAACTATTTTTAACAATATGTCCCGTATATCCATCCAACGCAAAACAACCCAAGCTTTAATAAGTGGTATCCAGAAGTTAAGAAGAATGTTGATTAGCGACGAGGCTAGAAAAGAATGAGGATAACCTGTTTCCCAGTTTTCAAACCTATGTAAAAAGAAGTATTGAGATTCCTCAACACAGCTATACACGGCTGCACAATGGCAGAATCTTAAAAGGTCACTCCACCAAACTGGAAGAGAAAGCAGTATCAAACAAGACATAAATGCATGGAATTGAAGTCGTTCATATCTAAGagcaaacacaaacaaataaatCAGGAGAGATATAGATAATTACCTGCAAAGCCTCCAATAGTTGATCTTCAAAAACAGGCTCATTAAATGAAGAGGTGGGCATAGCGCAGCTCTAGCATGGTGAGAGCATTCTTGTAAAATTAGAAGAATGCGATAGAATGAAGTTGCAAGGAAAACAAACTATGTAGAACATCTTTATTCTTTAACCACCTCCAATAGCAGGCAGAGAAAGCCACATTGTCTGACTGGATATGTCTGGTCACAAAGGAGAGTCATATGTTGAATATCAAATAATAGGAAGGAAACTTGGACACCAAAACTTCCATCGCTAAAACAGCTGTCACTTTTAACGAAGTACTAGAATCATCAAAAGAATCATCAACCAACTTGATAATTTCCAAACACATCTCCCCAAATGACTCCACAGCACTGTCATCTAGATGAACCCAAGAACTTGACTTCGAAGTCAAACCCCTTCTCCCATGCTTCAGTTTCGTAGTGTCAAGAGTCTTTGACAGTTTCCGAATGAAGCCCAAGAGCCTGCTTGAATGAAAGGCATTGATTTAGTTGTGCCAAGATTACAAATCAATATCAAGCACATAACAAGAAACACAAAGATGAACCATGAGAGAAACAGTAGAACTTAAGCCGTGGATCCGTTAAGTAAAAAGTTCCATCTGTTCCACGCAGCAAGAAGTTTTTAATTGCGCTTAACTAGAGATCATCAATTTACAGACAGTAAAGGAATCAATAGGAATTAAAAGGAATGTATATGACAGTTTCCAACTGCGGAAATCTCTACTTGAAAAACCTTACACAAAATCACCACCTAAAACATCCTTGCCACGTAGAACGGTACTACAAAATGTTACAAAAAAACATCTGTTTAATATTCTCTCTACACATGATtcatgatactccctccgtcccattttcattgtccatttttgaattgtgtgccattttttaattgctttgaatgacttttcttttccaaaatgatACCAACGACATCTTTCCAAAAGTTTAGAGAGCAACGACTCAACATCCTCAACACACATAACTCCTCTTCCTAGTACTTTGAGCAAGGACAAAATGACTAGCTGTCAAAGGAACATCTATAGTCAAACACTATTGGGAATATAAATAAGATAGTTGAGGAGTAAATAAAAAGTTCACAACCAGAAGTTAGAATAACGAATAATCAGAGATACATGCATAACTTCCAAAGACAACTACACTAACTGTATCTGATTCCGAAATACTAACCTTTGCATATGGGGAGAGTTTTAGGGCAGAGCGTAGAATGAAAATTAGTATCTCATTCTTTATAGATTGATTGAATCTAAGAAAGAATGTTGACAATGTTACTACAGACAGAGTTAATATAGGTAACCAATCCGTATAGCACTACTAATTGTTCCATTCATTCAGGACGGAAAATGGCAAAAGAAATTGCAAAGTCAAATAAATCATACATAAGGAAAAATAGAATAGATATAGAGGCCCAGACAATCATAATGCATATACTCAACACCAAAAGAACAAAGGCTAAGATGTGTTCCTCATTATGACTAAAATTAGGTGTAGTAACAAGTGGTCATGCGCCATCCTGGAGCCTTTGAATTGCCAAAAAGCCAGTATCTCTGTTGAGCATGTTTCGGGAACAAACATCAAACAGCCTAAAAATTGATTTGCGAATTGGCATAAGCAGCTGTTCACGGAAAGCCAAATACAATCTTCACAGAATAGGCAGTCTTCACCTATAGACTAGATCCTGTTCGGGGCCCAAAAGGCCATCTCGGTACCCTACTCCTAGTTTCTAGAGGACATTTCCCTCAATTTTTCAGTATGCATGTTTCACTCTCGATCCCTTCATAGATCTCTAAGCTAAATTTAGAATGTATAATTCTTCTCATTTCAGCAAGTTTATCTACTCTACGTGATTCTAAATTAATTAACTAAACCTTGTTTTTTCtcaatcaattttttgtgtgcatatcgatgctctggactatcaatgaataaagtatggtaatgtgcacataaattacATTAGGTCTCTAGGCCTACCTTctctaatgtcatttggctttaATTTTGGGGCATGGTTTCGTAGCAAAACAAGTatagggggccactgtttcagtgtaTTCTGaaagcagccactttgtgcatattgccaaaggttaggtctgtctccaatcctcccccacCCATACCCACAATGATTGGGGattacatgggttctgttgttgtttgtttgtgcttgtttgtttgttcttaTTTATTAACACTAAAGGAATTTGCTATAATACATGGGACCATTTGGAACAACTAACATAGTTATGAATCCCAAGCAAAATACAACATCAAGCAGGGTGTAAAATCTTCTATCAAAAAGAGACAAAGCAGAGATGACAGAGGAAGGTATTCAGTTAAAAAATATACATCAATCACAACATGTTCTACCCAAAATTCACTACAGAAAGAACAAAGCTAAAAGTTTAGCAACTGCTTTAGTTAAACCGTATGTCAAAAAGAAAGAGCGGCAAAAGTTTCTTAGTTTTATGAGTAATAGCATTTCAGGTTGAAAGCTTTGACTTTCAGCTCTTTATGATTTTTGCGTCAAAATAATTCAATGCATGAAAATGCCCCAACCAGTAACTGTCACTTTTCAGAGCTAAATGCAACAAATCCAGCAGCATTTAAACACTTTATGTGCAAAGGACATCCTTAATTCATAGGGCATATGACAAAAGTGCATGTGATCACACAGCTACAGGTACGATCCATCAATGAATTTGCACCTGCGACAATGCTCATAGAATATACTTAAAAGGACCGGAAGCAACTGTCTTTTCTTATTACCGAAAATGGTTGCAACTTGCAACTCTCAACCTCTATTATAAACTTCAGAAACTTTCCATTCTTTGAATGTTGACAAGTGGCCCAAATGAAAGGACAATTATGGTGAGAGAGAAGATGGAACTGTCAATTATAAGGATAACATGATGGAAAGTAACTTACAATAGATGATGAAAACCTCTGTCCAATTGCCTCCGGTACTAAAAGGCTATGGCTGGAAGAACTCAGCAAAGTTGTTAAAAATGAAGGCAAAACATCGCTGTCTGACAGCATCAACCTCTTTTGTTGAACCATCAGGCTCAGAAGTTCATCAAGAAAATGTGACTGAAGGTGGTACTGCTCTTGTTGCCATAGTGACTGGCGGAGGTGTGGGCGGCGGATGTTGCAGTCTGTTAGGGTTTGTTTGGGCTGTAATGCTTTGGGCTTGACCCATTATTTGGGCTTTTTGGCCTCATAGGTGTTTgatctttatttttcttatctgGGCTTTGAGGCCATCGATTGTGGGCTTTGCCCTATAGGTTTCCCGGGTTTGGTTTCTTGTCAAACTTGGGGATTAGGTTTCGGACGGGCATATGATTACTCTTATTGTTGTAGATCGATTGGGTCTCGAGCTAGAAATTTGATGTCATCATTCCTTgctcctattaatctttgtaacaactttagagattaatgaaatttttcgcctttcaaaaaataataataataataaaatatgtgGACACGTTGCACTTTGTCCTATCGATTTTAAGAATTAGAAAACCCAAGATTGAAGTATTGACGCAGGAGCCAATAAGATACTGAAATTGGTACCCTCACTAAGGAGGAAAGGCATTGTGTTAATACCAGATTTCCATTGGTGAAATCAACATGAGGCGACAGCGTGCACAACCCTTCAATGCAGCTCATGGCAGCCACCTGTAAATCCTGAAAAGAGAATAAATCCTACCCAAGAAATACGTAATGtaaccaaagcaaaaaaaaatcacaaaaggaTTGGCAAAATACAAATAAGCTTCAAGAAAATGGTTCGGAACCTTGTTATCACTTGACAGTGGAACAAGAAGCGAAGGAAATTCACCAAGAAGTTCAAAATGTAAGCTTTCATCTAactgaaaacaaagaaacacaaaacaatGAAGACTCTCGACTTGAACAGCAACAGAAACACCTACAAAATTGAAACAGACATTATGGAAAAACAATCTCTACATGTCAAAACCATCACAAAACAAAGCCAGCTAGatctttgccaaaaaaaaaaaggaggaattACCAAAGAAAAAACTGGTAAGGTTATACCCAATGATGTTAGACCCACATGTACTGAATTTGATGACCCTACATCCCTAAATGAGACCAAGAGCATCCACATCACAGCTCTAGATGGGGACCAAGTACTAATATATAATATCAATAAGGGAAAACTATTTTCAAGGTTTACTGTTAACGGTGGTCAAGGTTCAGTATCAAAAATTTagattattttcaaaaattaaaatttcaaggttTTCCGTTTCCCCACACCATTCCACCGTCATGATATTTCAGCAATGGAAATACTTGTGATAAGCTATTCAAACATATCTCCGGAGGTTTTAAAGCACCTTATAGAATCCAGTAACAATATAGTCCTCACATCTAGCAAAAAAGCGTGAATAACGAACTTGAAAACATACAGTAATTACTACCATTCAAGCTAAGAGATACAAACGGAAGACGAGTATGGTTAAATTATTTTCACATTTATCAGAAACATGAAAGTAGCAGTCGGCCAGAAGCGAAGAATTAACTACTTTACCAAATCcaagaattttccaaaaaagaaaggaaataacaAATTGAAATAGAATCCTATGATAAAAACCTTCTTCAGTGACAAGCTTTTACAAAAATCGGACTGGAGAGATATTGCATTTTGTTACTAGGAAGTGAAGATGCTTCTAGAAAAACATTCTTCCGCTCTAAGTctgcaaaaaacacaaataCTCAAATAGATCCAGAAATGTGGACATCTAGTTTCCACTATCATCCTGAAAGAACTACAAGCTCGCTTATGTTACAGCAACAATAGTGACAATATTTTCCACACACTGGGAaataaaaatgtgtaaaaaaaaatgcatcatGAACCAACAAGACATCTACCAGCATTGTTGAGACAAACACCTCTAGTATCCTCCAAAATAAGCAAACTAGTATTTTCGAATTCAGTTGCCTAAAATTGGTGTTAAAGTTTACCTCAAACAGCTGATCCAGAAAGCCTTTGCAATCACCATCCACCATTCTTGTCTTGGACTAGAAATTACAAAGCCGAACCATATGATAAGCAACTTAACAAGCCCACTCTTCCTAAGATGATCAATAAAACTTTG carries:
- the LOC131319103 gene encoding uncharacterized protein At3g06530-like isoform X1, with protein sequence MELPGNDEGPMLIFVFSLLLDVSALYDACYQVLVTEWNVLKSVGLVSAEESKTRMVDGDCKGFLDQLFEVNFNTNFRQLNSKILVCLFWRILEVFVSTMLVDVLLDDSGN
- the LOC131319103 gene encoding uncharacterized protein At3g06530-like isoform X2, coding for MAKIDVSALYDACYQVLVTEWNVLKSVGLVSAEESKTRMVDGDCKGFLDQLFEVNFNTNFRQLNSKILVCLFWRILEVFVSTMLVDVLLDDSGN